The following proteins are encoded in a genomic region of Cryptomeria japonica chromosome 11, Sugi_1.0, whole genome shotgun sequence:
- the LOC131053393 gene encoding DNA damage-repair/toleration protein DRT100: MAVPLCKLCIVFISVFLVLSPSLSHRLIPNRCPYHESQALLRFKAALNDSEGYLSSWVNGTDCCTEWFGISCDNHTNHIVSVSVYFSQGVMSESLCQLRFLTSLSISGLATPGIYFFLMMVSWCIFLA, translated from the exons ATGGCCGTCCCTTTATGCAAGCTCTGTATTGTTTTCATTTCAGTTTTTCTTGTCTTGAGCCCTTCTCTTTCCCATCGATTGATACCCAACAGATGTCCTTACCACGAATCCCAAGCTCTGCTCCGCTTCAAAGCTGCCTTGAATGACTCCGAGGGCTATCTGAGTTCGTGGGTAAATGGGACAGACTGTTGCACCGAGTGGTTCGGCATATCCTGCGACAATCACACCAATCACATTGTCTCTGTTTCAGTTTACTTCAGTCAAGGTGTGATGTCTGAGAGCCTGTGCCAACTTCGCTTTCTCACATCACTCTCTATATCTGGACTAGCAACACCAG GAATCTATTTTTTTCTTATGATGGTTTCTTGGTGTATTTTCCTTGCTTAA